gaagttttcaagttttgggtaaagattcgatggactatggaataaggagtggaaagagcctaagattggggatgcccaaggtaccccaaggtaatattcaaggacaaccaaaagcctaagcttggggatgccccagatggcatcccctctttcgtcttcgttcatcggtaactttacttggagcgtcattttcttttgttagtatttgcttgatgttatttagaataatgttttgcatctctcttttcaataaaaatgtcaaggatagcttttaccatgcttattttgcaagtatacatgttgctgtttcaaaacagaaagtttatcgctgttgcaaaaattccctagaaaagccagaatatgataaaatgttgaaaattttgcataataagctctgataaattttctacagtgtggtagaatttcataatgtttggagttagggaagtatgatgaatcttgcattctttacaaactgtactgttttggcagattgctgttatgtttgcattgtttgcatatgtttgcttatttaatgattctattggaggataggagtattaaatatgcagagacatttagtatgcaatgttgaaataataattttagtgatttgttacagtagagaatgataaggtttttgcattggtttatactaacttatctcacgagttcttgttgagtttggtgtggatgaagctttcgagatttaggaaaccgtgatataaaaggaattaaggagacacaaaagctcaagcttggggatgcccaaggcaccccaagataatatttcaagaagtctcaagcatctaagcttggggatgccccggtaggcatcccacctttcttcttcaacaattatcggttagtattggttgagcctaagtttttgcttcttcacatgatgagtgctatccttgaaatgtcgttttattttgttttgcttgctgtttgaataatatcccaagatctgaaattcttaaatgagagagagtcttcacaaagctacataattatttaactattcattgatcttcacttatatcttttgtagcgaccagaccccAAACAGTCTAATCtttgtgcatcagtgtcatccctggatcggtaatgctgacacgcacagtacttgaaggatttataacagagtagcaatcacacacttattacatcgaatgtctcaaaagagaacttattacaataaatatggcttaaggccatctaatacgataacagcggaaggcttggaagataaagtgagtccatcaactccaacggcatcactgagtgaaagaccacgacctaaggctccttactcgtcgtctgaaaagtctgcaacatgatacgttgcagcccgaaaacgggtcagcacatggaatatgctggcaaggtaacacaagagagtaatgaacagaataaagctatcactatatgcatatacggctggtggaggctgtaaggttaatatgttttgcgaaaagccaattttttcctacaacaaaggaataaattttatttaactacaaggttggttgaaaacattgagaatggtaaaccccatctcaatcccaattaaaaggtaattaataacccaacaaaattaattttatatagagtgatgagatccacatgataatccaagaaccagatactcaagttgtccataaccgaggacacggctaaccatgattagtttgtacactctgcagaggtttgcgcacttttccccacaagactcgatctcctccttttgatttctcgcactacatgatgtttgagaaacggatgaccgagacacagtctttccgaagaggtccccttaaccgatagataggcctgtacacctacaatcccctacatctgctagcccatcatggaaaggtttcccacaacttactcaactatgctagagcccataatggcatgtggctgcacacagaagtttctagcataaataatcctatgatccctttgagcctgagtggtagtccataggagaatcacacggtaccccgggatttccaaaaatacagacaacactaggttccccaggtgcctcagtccacccaaatgtgtatttaagttgccaccttacgttaaaccattaagtaaacaatctcacatctgtcatggaatacactcaaacccaatccacgtctacgagcatagcatagcaatataagcaacgtagaagtaactcccataggtttgataataaacaggtgaataggtactacctcatctacttcccaatacccacaatttaatcagatcctaaccatgcaattgtttgaggattggtctaatgcaataaaactaggtagtaaagagggtatgatcaaagtgttacttgccttgctgacgatccgcgaaacctagagactcgtagtagcacgcttcgcactccgggtactctatcgcaaacaaacaagcatacaataagcaatcaagcaaagagcacgggtaaaactcaaataagaaagtctaaccagaaagttcaacttaagaactccggtttgcaaaaaaagaatcaaataaaacgaagcaagaaaactcaaacggcgaaagaaacaagcttcgtttactaatctggactaaagtcaaattttatagcagcaaaaacttgtttaagttgattaaacagaaagagggtttcgagacgaaactctaggcgcttgaatcgcctgattccgataaacgagcgaaaagataaactaaaacaaaaatcagattagaaatcgcgatcgaaaataatcgcggaaaatccgagaaaaagaaaaactgacgaacagactaacgaacgaacgttcattGTCTGCGgataaacggtgaaaaccgtctGTTAAAACGAATGAACGAATGGGCGTTCGCTAATTAACTAAACAAAAAAACGATCTAACAAAAAACGCATCTAGGGTTTTTACCGAAAAACCGAACCGGCcaaagaaaaccggcggcggcggcggcgaactccggcgacggcggcggggtggcgAGGCGACGGCGCGGCTCCTACGGGTCGCGGcaggcggcggggcgcggcggcagcgggcggcgtcggcggcggcggtgcgcggcgcgggcggcggcgggctggcgcggctagggtttcggAAGGGTCGGGCTGGTGGAAtgcggcctcggcctcggcggcttataaagcccccccgggcggagtcccgggCGAGTACGGCCCAAAGTcggttttcctttttttttttaaattattccgcgcagaaaaacgaataaaagaaatactaagcggactccaaaaatcctgaaataaattttccttgtcctctaaaaatctaccggacaaggtgaacatttatttgggactctaatgcaattttgaaaaacgcatatttttcctaattcaaataaaatagcgatgaaaatccgaataaaattcttatttgattttaatattaaatctccactATTTCTTTagtttgaggaagtcattttatcctctctcttttattttcataaaataaatattcgaagagaaaataattaaaatcaaacgatcgtcttttcaaaattcgagaaaaactcaaatatgaaaataacgaaattcccaactctctccgtgggtccttgagttgcgtagaatttctaggatcaaaccaaaatgcaataacaTATGATacgcaatgatgatctaatgcataacattccaaattgaaaatttgggatgttacatctttttggagtagtttgtcatttactcgtgtgcttcacttatatcctatgagtaaatagttgaatgatttgaatatcataaatctgaaattatatatgtttcatatgcccttcccatggggagtaatgccttcacatataagaagtagaggtggtaaatttattgaaggttagaaAACATTGTATTGGTTCACTTGaataattcatgaaagaatattgaaggaagagagatttcacatataaatatactatcttggacatcttctatgattgtgagccccattaattattttcaaacctgagcaaattagttgaagttggacaaggaagacaatataatgagttatgcttgggtatatttgtatagaagttatattgttatggatcctctaacatgtggtgcttgctatttagaatcctttgctagccaaaatatctgtactaatcgggaatactgcttgtgcatccaaaatccttgaaccaagttccttccatgagtgtccaccatatctacctatatgtggtatttacctgccattccaagtaaatttgcatgtgccaaactctaaactttcaaataataatctgttttgtatgcccgaatcgctcatgtagcgactaaggcctgtcagtatcttccatgctaggtgggttattctcacgatgagtggactccactcatcattcacgagaaaatggctggtaaatgggatgcccagtcctatgatcaaaagatcaaaaacaaaatcgcaaataatttaaacaaactcccccaggattgttgatacactacaagaaatatgtcaacttgtgaccctcactattggccgctgaaaggtcatagtttttcatttgcgaccttttttgaccaaaaacagaaggtcaaaagctggcggtcgtaaactgaaattaacgaccttctataaaaggtcgttggttcttcgaccaaaattttggtcactaGCAGCCTCCCCAGACCACGTAGGCATCCAGCGTGCCAAGCTGATGTGGCACAAGAATCAGCCTGGTCCAATTCGGTGTTTATTTGGGCCGAGCCCATTAATTCATCCCATTTATATATTTTTTCCTATGAATTTTTTGTCAGCTTCATGGAACAAGCCCAACATTGCAGCCTTTTTATTTTTGGGCCATGGCCTTTTTATCTCAACAGtttcattttttccttttttataaAGTGGGTTCACTAGTtaggtgggtccccattgtcaggTTATAGTACTGGGTCCTAGCCATCAGGGCAATATTCTTCAATTTTTTAATTTAACGCAAATAAATACCTAGTATTTAAATTGGCACACAGAACACACGAAATACTTCAAATATTATCAACCATCAAAGCGTTACATCATATAACACACATACAAATGTGATCAGCATCAAGTTTACAATCAGATAACAAGCTCCACAAGTGTACAATCACATGAGCCAGATTCTGCTACATCATATAACACACATACAAATAGGAGCAGCAGAAAGGGCTTCATTACTCTCAGAACTAGCTCCAATGAGCTAGAACTATTCTTCCTCCGACTTCTTTGTCCTGATGCTCACGAAGAAACATGAAAGCCAACATCTGCATGTTACAGAACAAAATGTTTAGGAACAAAATATAAGTAAATCTAATAGCATATTTAACAATAAATAACAGAATAATGAAGTTAATGAGACATTTTAGAATCAACTTGACAGTTGACTATAATGTTTGCATTGGACACATCCAAAACTAAAATTATACATAAATGCCTAAATTCCAATGCCCAATGCCTCAGTTTAGTAAACACTAAGGGTACATAGTAAAGATTTGACACAATCAGAACTGAAATCATTTACTCTATCAAGCAACAATGATGCAGCACACAAGAAAAGAGAGATGCACAACGGAGCAGCATCGTATATGACACAATATGGACACTGCAAGCTCACCGAAGAACTTGTGGTCGCCACCGTACACAGCCGCCATAACGCCGGTCACCTCGTTGATCTTGTCCTTGAAGTTCTCTAACTCCAGGTTGTTCCACTGCAGCTCGGTATTTGCTCAACCGTATGTGTACATGCATCAGGGCATACATAAAATATTCAAGTCAATATTCTCAGCTAACTGTGATGTAATGAAAATAATTACTTAAGGACTTGGGGTAAAAATTGATTTTAGACATCAAAATTTGCAGTGCTCATTTCAACCATGTTCAGATAAACTTGAGGTAAATTAGCAGTAATGATATTAGTTGCAAGCTAGGTGTGTAACTGTTgtcaacaccaccaccaccagagACACTCAAGATAAGCATCAACACCGACATGATCTTGATATTAGCCACCCCATATCACCAGAGCATCATAGGAGCATATATATAAAGCAAGTACACATGGGCAGCTACTGACAGACCCTAGAACCGCATGAATTTATCACCAGAGAGCTCCAGTAGGAGTTGATGCTTGGTTACAACATCTAGCAGCAACTAGTAGAGCCCCACATCCAACCCAAATCATGGCCAAGGCCATGCAGGAGCTACATCAGAGAAGAAGGAACAGGGAGGAGCTCACCAGAGGGAGGTTGTAGCCGTAGCAGAGGCTCAGCCACACCACGGCTGCTGTGGATGGTGACTCCAGGACAGCAGAGTAACAGCAACGATTCAGACTTGTTCCTCCATGAGCATGAGCTGCTGCAGATGGAGCTCCTCCTCCTAGGCTTGTTGGCCCCATCCTGCTCATCACCAATCGATGTGCCGTCCCTGTGGTTGTGGAATAGGAGCGCATCAGGAAACCAAGGAAGAGAAGATCAAATCATTTTTATATACACCCGTCTAAATACACCCCACTAAATACACCCATCTAAATACGTCCCGTGGTTATGTTCATAATCAGATCAGACATTGAATGAAACAAAAATACACCCCACTGATGAAGCCGCAATAATTGTCTTGGATGTATCCATCACAGCAATAAACAAGCACCATATTTCGCCAAATCTCTATTCTATAAACAATTTTCTTTGGACGAACTATTCAAACCACCCATCTAAACAATACCGCATCTGTCGTCACTCAAGTCAATAATACTCGTTGACAGGTCCACCATCCAACACAAGGATAAGATACAGAATTGGTGCATCATTTCAGGCAGCGCAAGCAAACTAAACAAAACAGCTTAAACCCTAGATAAATCTTATGGCCGGTTGGGGGAAAGCAGAAACGGAAGAAGTACTAGATTCAAATTGCACATTCAGTCAAGTTCAGTCAATACATGTATGACAcagccatgcatgacacaaacaAAATATACAGTTCATCTCCTGATCCACATTACAATCCAAGGCAAAGTACTAGTAAATAAAATAGTACGTACTCTGGTGACCACCGAGCTAGCTGATTACCAGTTTACCACACTGATTATGACAGGAACAGAAACGAAAGGGAACTACTAAATAAGATAGGAACGGAAGGGTGCGGTGTTGATTTTGATCACCAGGAGAACAGAAGACCCGAATCAAGGCAAACTCATTGACTGAAGATGAGGAAGCTAGCTATGCATGTATGCAGTGTGAATCGGCTGGCCTTAAACCACAGAGAAGAGTAGGCATGTTAATTAATAAGAGTCCTAAAATGCTAAAATAGAGATGGCCGTCAGAATAAATCCTTTCCTTGTTTCGagagaaaagaaacaaaaagaaaaggGTGAAGTGAAAGCATCTGCAAAAGAAAATTCGCATGCATACAGTGGCGTCTGCATCAATCAAGATTATTAAAGCTTGCAGCAGAGTGAGTACGCATGAAGGTTTAGCGCTAACATTGCCCAGCCGACCGTCGATCTCTCTGCAGAAACAAAAGAAGAGCTACATCAGCAGCAGCATGCAGCATATTTCAGGTTGATTGGAACCAAAACAAAGCAACATGAGAAGCAGGCAGCATATAACAGGCTAGACGAAAGCAACATATGGATGAATGAAATGGAGCGTTGTGTATATCAAGATGTAATCAAAGCTGAACCCAAATGAGATGATTCTGGTTAGCCATCGATCTCCTTTACACTTCTTATAAGTGGGATATGGGAACAAACCACAAGGCTACCTACGTCCGGCCTTTGTCCGGCCTTTGTTCAGGTGAACCCAAATATATGACTGAATGTATgattgagaatgtgcatgtacaGTGAGACCAACAAATATTCCACTGATTTCTGACAGATATGTGTACATATATTCCAATGTGTTTGTACAATACTAGAGCATAACTGAATTTTGACAGAACACATATATGAAGTGAACTTTAGCACTGAATTCTGGCCAGTACAGCAGTAATTTTGCACAAGCATGTATGAACTGAACAGACAAATATTATAACTAAACCTTTGCCAATACATCACTTTTTCACAAAGATATATGAAGTAAACTGAACACAGATAGATCCTAACTGAACTCTTGACAGTACAACAACATGATAAGTTCTGAAGAAGAATAGTATAGACGATGCTCTCTATTTCTTCACCATTGCACATCAAGAACATGGAACGGAGCTTAGACTTGCGGATGCGGGCAGCCGGGTAACCGCACGAGGAGCAGGTGCTCTTCTGGAGGTGGAAGCTGCGACGGCCGTAGCGGATGCAGAGCGTGTGGGAGAGAGGGCCTCTCTGGGAGGGAGGGGAGGATCTTGGCGCAGCGGCGGGGACCTGTTGTATCTGGTCGACGAGGTTGCAAGATCCGAGGCGGAGCTTCTGCTGGTGGCGTCCATGGCCTTGGCCGGAGCTCCTATTCATTCCCTGTGAGACAGAGAGGCCGCAAGGTGACGGAGAGGGAAGGAAAAGgcagaggatgaggaggaggggATGGGGACAAGACGAACCTCGCCAAGGACGTCGGGGAAGAGAGGGTGGAGACGCGTGCTGGGGGGTGGGTCACGCGAGGAGCACCAAATCCGGACGCGTGCTGGGGGGTGGAGACGGTGCAATGGCCAGAGGAGCTGCTCAATCCAGATGGGCGACTGCGTCCCGGATCTCACGGGAGGAGGGGCTATGCGCCGCCCTGATCCCGGATTCGGCGGCCTCTAGCCTCGTCGTCGCCATCGCCGGTGGCTGCTCTGGCTGGCGCCATGGGTGGTGGCTGGGTCTGGAtcggggagagggaggtggaggTGGCGGCGGCAGGGAGGAGCGGAGCTCTAGGGTTCGGGCAAGAGGGAGAGAGGCTGGATGAATGGATCGATGGACGGATGCTTTCTGCGGTGGGCTGTATCAATTGATCGATGGATGGATGTTTGCCACATCACTGATCCATGCCACAACAGATTCCACCAATCATAATTCACCTTGCGTAGttttgttttttcttctgtttttttatATTTTGTACCCTCTTATTCTGGGTAAACATTCAACATATTACCGCTTATAGTTTTTTCAAACGACCCAATATTTTGCACAAGTGTGTATCTTGGGACAACAAACAATGTTGATTTGAGgggttttcattttctttgcacaaaAAATCATTTTTCAATTTTTGGAGTGCCAATAATCGGGTTTTTTGTGAAGGAcgtaccatatatttgttgcaaaattggaccaaatcatttttctaaaatactaggtcatttttaatgcacaattgatcaaatggttgggtgtcaaaagattcaagccacctctcgtgaaaaaaacaaatttcagccgattcagtaggaagtgggtcaaatttgaactgcagctgcctcatagtttgctcacgattttttccaaaaatcatttctaggtacaaaagtatctatttcaTTAGAGAGACAcaaaaagttttccaagattcaaccactagctaggaacggtcattcccgccgttttgaccgcattttgaaacgggcataaaaaattcaaaaaattgggaaaccttcgcattgtgtcattatatgtggccaagttcccaggaaaaataacaaacttgtaatacgacaattattttaaaaaattgttctcagaaacgagctatcacgtgtggagatcaatggctttcaagccaaatgatcaatcttatggccacattcatggcatagtttgttcaaatgatctcatattgtgcacaagggtgcatattggaatggcaaacaatgttgcctaagtaagttttcattttctttggacgaaaaaaccattttccatttttcgagtgcccaaaaggaggttttttggtgaaggacctcccaaataattgttgcaaaattggaccaaatcaattttctaaaatactaggacatatttaatgcacaattgacaaaattattgggtgtaaaaagttttgatccacctctcatgaaaaagacaaatttccgccgattcagctggaagcgggtcaaatttaaactgtagctgccttgtagtttgctatttattttttccaaaaatcatttctagttacataagtacctattaaatcagagaaacaccaacaaaaatccaagattcaaccactagctaggaacggtcattcccgccgttttgaccgcattttgaaacgggcataaaatattcaaaaaaaatcaaaaaattgggaaaccttcgcattgtgtcattatatgtggccaagttcccaggaaaaataacaaacttgtaatacggaaattattttaaaaaagtgttctcagaaacgagctatcacgtgtggagatcaatggctttcaagccaaatgatcaatcttatggccacattcatggcatagtttgttcaaatgatctcatattgtgcacaagggtgcatattggaatggcaaacaatgttgcctaaggaacttttcattttctttggaggaaaaaaccattttccattgttcgagtgcccaaaaggaggttttttttgtgaaggacctcccaaataattgttgcaaaattggaccaaatcaattttcaaaaatactaggacatatttaatgcacaattgacaaaatggttgggtgtaaaaagttttgatccacctctcgtgaaaaagacaaatttccgccgattcaggtggaagcgggtcaaatttgaactgcagctgcctcatagttttctatttattttttccaaaaatcatttatagttacataagtacctatttaatcataaatacatggtttggtgctgatacgtcgaggtttgggcagtggccgagggccccaactctagagcgcgtaaactcgcatgcccgccgcgtggtcaccgcgtgaccgtggcgttgccatgtgttctgggcagcctaggcatgtctagtgggttgggcactccccaggtaggtgttaggaagaaaattacaacataagattctcacgaggagaccgatcgatgctcaaacatgaattagcagccaagtgtttgattagcggtacgggaaatgtacatggctaatgggcgtgagttttggctgaggatgatcagttactaagaagaccgtcttcacaaatttacagctcaaaaggaggatcctaggtggtacttgctttgcaaagtaccacattggacataaatacgaatgttgaagctgggctcaaaataatgaatggattgagctggcatttggtggaggatggttatttgggcataggaaagcaccgtagaaaatggatactatttggacatgccaaagtggtacttccttcacaaagcgttgttctgaacagaataggaaaatgaatattgttgaattatttttgaactaggcaaggaaggtttttttttacatatttgacgaagatatgacccaaagaatttatgagatttttttgggaatttcgggaatgacagaaatataggttgcttcacaacctggggcaaaaattgccacatggacatgacacataggcaaaactgatgaggtggcgcctagtcatagcaacccaccacaatttacaaggttatgaccatctatattggtcgtgatcagctagaaataaggcagcggaccagtgctatctgctttatgaccatttcatgtaaggaaattacgacctttctgaccaaaatggtcgttatagtttagggtttggagccccccgaacagcttttgaccaattggtctgaaatggtcatagatctatgaccaattcttccagggtcactgacagaaggtcactagttgacatatttcttgtagtgatagTTGGACAGCACCCGTTGTtttggacaagccgtggagtgtgattgttggtggagggggagtaaaatctttacctttctgtttgggaaccgcctataatgtatctagtatggaagatattgggaactcttggtcgttatgttgacaatgaaagcatacctctcaaaattattttcatctctgttttagcttcgagctctggcacctctgcaaatccctgcttccctctgcgaa
The sequence above is a segment of the Aegilops tauschii subsp. strangulata cultivar AL8/78 chromosome 6, Aet v6.0, whole genome shotgun sequence genome. Coding sequences within it:
- the LOC120966640 gene encoding uncharacterized protein, which codes for MNRSSGQGHGRHQQKLRLGSCNLVDQIQQVPAAAPRSSPPSQRGPLSHTLCIRYGRRSFHLQKSTCSSCGYPAARIRKSKLRSMFLMCNERSTVGWAMDGTSIGDEQDGANKPRRRSSICSSSCSWRNKSESLLLLCCPGVTIHSSRGVAEPLLRLQPPSGELLPVPSSLM